The Cynocephalus volans isolate mCynVol1 chromosome 2, mCynVol1.pri, whole genome shotgun sequence genome window below encodes:
- the HPS4 gene encoding BLOC-3 complex member HPS4 isoform X1 — MATSTSTETKPASWWNYFFLYDGSKVKEEGDPTRAGICYFYPSQTLLDQQELLCGQIAGVVCCVSDISGSPPTLIRLRKLKFAVKVDGDYLWVLGCAVELPDVSCKRFLDQLIGFFNFYNGPVSLAYKNCSQEELSREWDTFIKQILENTSDLHKIFNSLWNLDRTKVEPLLLLKAALILQTCQRSPHILAGCILYKGLIVSTQLPPSLTAKVLLHRTAHEDQRLPTGEDAPQECGGAFLPNVQVIPVFLTKEEAVSLREFPAEGMTSSPASPARLQDSSAQCPSKGRSTFTLEGNAAGRVESMAWVLATTSKPTSPDQAWPDGKGESRHLSDHALESVGPTGLYSTSRAWDPRLGCLPVKEPSFPQGELDLSEIHIPEAREVGTYSGHFDFPHVCAPAGGGPCRKESVSDSSNPEPISPEDIAVSSLLSLSPPEMLTQNGGLEECEDLFDNSGHVPVPRGDPFPKGTRRPLSLPPLDPEQRGRKLPVGEQDVDLCVGGDHESHAAPGLECSSGLAGCRDSGPSADRIESTLTPAGSHVELVRMSLYTHSVKGLVLSLLAEEPLLGNGAAIEEVYHSSLASLNGLEVHLKETIPKDEAAPTNSTYNFTHYDRIQSMLMANLPQVATPQDRRFLQAVSLMHSDFAQLPALYEMTVRNASTAVYACCNPVQETYFQQLASAARSSGFPSPQDGAFSLSGKAKQKLLKHGVNLL; from the exons AtggccacctccacctccacagaGACAAAGCCAGCCTCTTG gtggaattattttttcctttatgatgGCTCCAAGGTAAAGGAAGAAGGAGATCCAACAAGagctggcatttgttatttttacccCTCTCAG ACCCTGCTTGACCAACAGGAGTTGCTCTGTGGACAGATTGCTGGAGTTGTCTGCTGTGTTTCTGACATTTCTGGCTCTCCTCCCACTCTCATTCgtctgaggaaactgaagtttgcTGTAAAGGTTGATGGAGATTACCTTtgg GTGCTGGGCTGTGCTGTGGAGCTCCCTGATGTCAGTTGCAAGCGGTTTCTGGATCAGCTAATTGGattctttaatttttacaatgGACCTGTTTCTCTGGCTTATAAG AACTGTTCTCAGGAAGAACTGAGCAGGGAATGGGACACCTTCATCAAACAAATTCTGGAAAACACCAGTGACCTGCATAAGATATTCAATTCCCTCTGGAACTTGGACCGAACAAAA GTGGAGCCCCTCTTGTTGCTGAAGGCAGCCCTCATTCTGCAGACCTGCCAGCGCTCGCCTCACATTCTCGCTGGTTGCATCCTCTATAAAGGACT GATTGTCAGCACCCAGCTGCCACCCTCCCTCACCGCCAAGGTCCTGCTTCACCGCACTGCACATGAGGACCAG AGGCTGCCCACAGGAGAGGATGCCCCGCAGGAATGTG GAGGAGCATTTCTCCCAAATGTCCAGGTCATCCCTGTTTTCCTGACCAAAGAGGAAGCCGTCAGCCTCCGTGAGTTCCCAGCAGAGGGGATGACTAG CTCTCCTGCATCTCCAGCCAGACTCCAAGACAGCTCAGCCCAGTGCCCTTCAAAGGGTAGGAGCACATTTACCCTAGAAGGAAACGCTGCCGGGCGTGTGGAATCCATGGCCTGGGTGTTGGCGACTACCTCGAAACCCACGTCCCCTGACCAAGCTTGGCCAGATGGCAAAGGTGAGAGCAGACACTTGTCTGACCATGCTCTGGAGAGCGTTGGGCCCACAGGACTGTACAGCACTTCCAGGGCCTGGGATCCTCGCCTCGGCTGCCTCCCAGTGAAGGAACCGAGCTTTCCCCAAGGGGAACTGGACTTGTCTGAAATCCACATTCCAGAAGCTCGGGAAGTGGGAACATACTCAGGGCATTTTGACTTCCCGCACGTGTGTGCTCCAGCTGGTGGAGGTCCTTGCCGCAAGGAATCTGTCAGTGACTCCAGCAACCCGGAACCCATATCACCTGAGGACATAGCCGTCAGcagtctgctctctctctcccctcctgagATGCTCACCCAGAACGGAGGCCTGGAAGAGTGTGAAGACCTTTTTGACAACAGCGGCCATGTCCCTGTCCCCAGAGGAGACCCATTTCCCAAAGGGACCAGGAGGCCCTTGTCATTGCCTCCCTTGGATCCAGAGCAGAGAGGACGTAAGCTTCCTGTAGGAGAACAAGATGTGGATCTGTGTGTTGGTGGGGACCATGAGAGCCACGCGGCCCCTGGTCTGGAATGCAGTTCAGGCTTGGCAGGCTGCCGGGACAGTGGCCCCTCTGCAGACAGAATTGAGTCCACATTGACCCCTGCAGGATCCCACGTGGAACTCGTGCGGATGAGCCTCTACACTCACAGTGTTAAAGGCCTGGTGCTGTCCCTGCTGGCTGAGGAGCCACTGCTGGGCAACGGTGCAGCCATAGAGGAGGTG TACCACAGCAGCCTGGCATCCCTGAATGGCCTGGAAGTCCACCTGAAAGAGACGATTCCCAAAGATGAGGCTGCCCCCACGAACAGCACGTACAACTTCACACATTATGACCGAATCCAGAGCATGCTGATGG CGAATCTGCCACAGGTGGCCACCCCCCAGGACCGCCGCTTCCTCCAGGCCGTCAGCCTGATGCATTCCGACTTTGCCCAGCTGCCTGCGCTGTACGAAATGACGGTCAG AAATGCCTCCACAGCTGTGTATGCCTGTTGCAACCCTGTCCAGGAAACTTACTTCCAGCAGCTGGCGTCCGCAGCACGGAGCTCTGGCTTCCCGAGTCCTCAGGACGGTGCCTTCAGCCTCTCAGGCAAAGCCAAGCAGAAGCTGCTGAAGCATGGGGTGAACTTACTCTGA
- the HPS4 gene encoding BLOC-3 complex member HPS4 isoform X2 codes for MATSTSTETKPASWWNYFFLYDGSKVKEEGDPTRAGICYFYPSQTLLDQQELLCGQIAGVVCCVSDISGSPPTLIRLRKLKFAVKVDGDYLWVLGCAVELPDVSCKRFLDQLIGFFNFYNGPVSLAYKNCSQEELSREWDTFIKQILENTSDLHKIFNSLWNLDRTKVEPLLLLKAALILQTCQRSPHILAGCILYKGLIVSTQLPPSLTAKVLLHRTAHEDQRLPTGEDAPQECGGAFLPNVQVIPVFLTKEEAVSLREFPAEGMTSSPASPARLQDSSAQCPSKGRSTFTLEGNAAGRVESMAWVLATTSKPTSPDQAWPDGKGESRHLSDHALESVGPTGLYSTSRAWDPRLGCLPVKEPSFPQGELDLSEIHIPEAREVGTYSGHFDFPHVCAPAGGGPCRKESVSDSSNPEPISPEDIAVSSLLSLSPPEMLTQNGGLEECEDLFDNSGHVPVPRGDPFPKGTRRPLSLPPLDPEQRGRKLPVGEQDVDLCVGGDHESHAAPGLECSSGLAGCRDSGPSADRIESTLTPAGSHVELVRMSLYTHSVKGLVLSLLAEEPLLGNGAAIEEVYHSSLASLNGLEVHLKETIPKDEAAPTNSTYNFTHYDRIQSMLMGKEQRICHRWPPPRTAASSRPSA; via the exons AtggccacctccacctccacagaGACAAAGCCAGCCTCTTG gtggaattattttttcctttatgatgGCTCCAAGGTAAAGGAAGAAGGAGATCCAACAAGagctggcatttgttatttttacccCTCTCAG ACCCTGCTTGACCAACAGGAGTTGCTCTGTGGACAGATTGCTGGAGTTGTCTGCTGTGTTTCTGACATTTCTGGCTCTCCTCCCACTCTCATTCgtctgaggaaactgaagtttgcTGTAAAGGTTGATGGAGATTACCTTtgg GTGCTGGGCTGTGCTGTGGAGCTCCCTGATGTCAGTTGCAAGCGGTTTCTGGATCAGCTAATTGGattctttaatttttacaatgGACCTGTTTCTCTGGCTTATAAG AACTGTTCTCAGGAAGAACTGAGCAGGGAATGGGACACCTTCATCAAACAAATTCTGGAAAACACCAGTGACCTGCATAAGATATTCAATTCCCTCTGGAACTTGGACCGAACAAAA GTGGAGCCCCTCTTGTTGCTGAAGGCAGCCCTCATTCTGCAGACCTGCCAGCGCTCGCCTCACATTCTCGCTGGTTGCATCCTCTATAAAGGACT GATTGTCAGCACCCAGCTGCCACCCTCCCTCACCGCCAAGGTCCTGCTTCACCGCACTGCACATGAGGACCAG AGGCTGCCCACAGGAGAGGATGCCCCGCAGGAATGTG GAGGAGCATTTCTCCCAAATGTCCAGGTCATCCCTGTTTTCCTGACCAAAGAGGAAGCCGTCAGCCTCCGTGAGTTCCCAGCAGAGGGGATGACTAG CTCTCCTGCATCTCCAGCCAGACTCCAAGACAGCTCAGCCCAGTGCCCTTCAAAGGGTAGGAGCACATTTACCCTAGAAGGAAACGCTGCCGGGCGTGTGGAATCCATGGCCTGGGTGTTGGCGACTACCTCGAAACCCACGTCCCCTGACCAAGCTTGGCCAGATGGCAAAGGTGAGAGCAGACACTTGTCTGACCATGCTCTGGAGAGCGTTGGGCCCACAGGACTGTACAGCACTTCCAGGGCCTGGGATCCTCGCCTCGGCTGCCTCCCAGTGAAGGAACCGAGCTTTCCCCAAGGGGAACTGGACTTGTCTGAAATCCACATTCCAGAAGCTCGGGAAGTGGGAACATACTCAGGGCATTTTGACTTCCCGCACGTGTGTGCTCCAGCTGGTGGAGGTCCTTGCCGCAAGGAATCTGTCAGTGACTCCAGCAACCCGGAACCCATATCACCTGAGGACATAGCCGTCAGcagtctgctctctctctcccctcctgagATGCTCACCCAGAACGGAGGCCTGGAAGAGTGTGAAGACCTTTTTGACAACAGCGGCCATGTCCCTGTCCCCAGAGGAGACCCATTTCCCAAAGGGACCAGGAGGCCCTTGTCATTGCCTCCCTTGGATCCAGAGCAGAGAGGACGTAAGCTTCCTGTAGGAGAACAAGATGTGGATCTGTGTGTTGGTGGGGACCATGAGAGCCACGCGGCCCCTGGTCTGGAATGCAGTTCAGGCTTGGCAGGCTGCCGGGACAGTGGCCCCTCTGCAGACAGAATTGAGTCCACATTGACCCCTGCAGGATCCCACGTGGAACTCGTGCGGATGAGCCTCTACACTCACAGTGTTAAAGGCCTGGTGCTGTCCCTGCTGGCTGAGGAGCCACTGCTGGGCAACGGTGCAGCCATAGAGGAGGTG TACCACAGCAGCCTGGCATCCCTGAATGGCCTGGAAGTCCACCTGAAAGAGACGATTCCCAAAGATGAGGCTGCCCCCACGAACAGCACGTACAACTTCACACATTATGACCGAATCCAGAGCATGCTGATGGGTAAGGAGCAG CGAATCTGCCACAGGTGGCCACCCCCCAGGACCGCCGCTTCCTCCAGGCCGTCAGCCTGA